A segment of the Calditerricola satsumensis genome:
CCGACGTGGAAGTGATTCCCGGCGTCTCTGCTGCCCAGTCGTGCGCCTCGCTGCTCGGTGCCCCGCTCATGCACGATTTTGTCTGCATCAGCTTGAGCGACCACCTGACCCCGTGGCCGCTCATCGCCAAGCGCGTGGAGATGGCAGCGCAGGGCGACTTCGTGATTGTCCTGTACAACCCGAAAAGCGGCCGGCGCACGCGGCAGATCGTCGAAACGCAGCGCATTCTCCTTCGCTACCGCCGCCCCGACACGCCGGTCGGTTTGGTGAAAAGCGCCTACCGCGCGCGGCAGCGCGTGACACTCACCACGCTTGGCAAGATGCTCGACGAGGAGATCGGCATGTTGACCACGGTGATTATCGGCAACAGCACCACCTTTGTGCACGAAGGGCTGATGATCACGCCGCGGGGCTACCAGCGCAAATATACCTTGTCCCGCGACGAGCAGCCGCTTGCTCCTCACGAGCGGCTGCGTCCCGAGGCGGAGCCGTGGTCGTTGGCGGCGATGACCGGCCGGGGCAACGACGCGGATGCCGCTGGCGCCTGGCAAGGGGAAGCTTACGCGGCGGCGGATGCCGAACCGGTGCCGAACGCCTTCGCGACGGCAGAGGCCGGTGCGGCGCTCCTGGCGGCGGGGCCTTCCACGTCGGCGGCCGAGGACGAGCGGCCGCCTTCCTTCCCCGTGCTGGAGGTGGCCGTCTCGCCGGGCGTGGCCAACAAAACATTCACGCCGCAGCAGCTTCGCACCCTTGCCGAAACGGTTGGGGAGCGGGGCGAGATGGTGTACACGCCGGATCACTGCATCGTGTTGCGCCTGCCGGACGTCGCCGACGCCGACGGCGTGCGCCGGCGGCTGGAGGCGGCCGGCCTTTGCGTGCTGCCCGTCGGCAATGTGGTGCGCGTCAAAGCGTGCGATTTTTGCGAAGGCGAAAAGCCGGAGGCCATCCCCTACGCCGAGGAGCTGGCCCGGCGGCTTGACGGCCTGCCGGTGGAGAAGGAGCTAAAGATCGGCTTCAACGGCTGCGGCATGTCCTGCTACGGTGCAGTGCGCGAGGACATCGGCATTGTCTACCGGCGCGGGGCCTTTGACCTGTTTCTCGGCGGCAAGACGGTGGGCCGCTCCGCCCATCCGGGACAAAAGGTGGCCGAGGGCATCCCGCCGGAGGAGCTGGTTGACCTCGTGCAGCGCGTCGTCGAGGAGTACCGCACGCACGCCCAGCCCGGCGAGCGGTTCCACAAGTTCTTCAAGCGGCGGGGCGCGGCGGGGTTCCGCTGGAATGCCGGCGCGGCGGCGCCGACGCCAGAAGAGGCTGTATGCGGGGAATGAGGAACCCTGCGGCAGCCGACAGAAGGAGGCGAGACCGGGATGACCGATCTCTTGGCGGACAGTGCGCCGCGTGGTGCGACTCTCGCAGCGGCGGAGCGGGGAGGGCCCCCGTCGGCGCAGAACGGATGCACGGCGGTGCTGTTTGTGGGCCACGGCAGCCGCGACCCGGAAGGCAATGCCGAGCTGTTGCGCTTTACAGCCGCCTTAACGCCGCGCCTGCCCGTACCTGTTGTCGAGACCTGTTTTTTGGAGCTGACGGAGCCGACCATTGCCGAGGGCATCGCCCGCTGTGTTGGCCGCGGAGCGGCGCACGTGGTGGTGGTGCCGATCAGCCTCTTTGCTGCCGGTCATGCCAAGCTGCACATCCCGGCGGCTCTCGACGAGGCCCGGGAGCGGTACCCGACGGTGCGCTTCACCTACGCCCGGCCGGTGGGCGTCCACGACAAGGTCCTGGCCATTCTGCTCGACCGCCTGCGCGAAGCGGGCTTTTCCCCCGGCGCTGCCGACCTCGCGGAAACGGCCGTGCTGGTGGTGGGGCGCGGGTCGAGCGATCCCGACGCCAACAGCGACCTGTTCAAGATCAGCCGCCTGTTGTGGGAGCGGACGCGCGTCGGATGGGTAGAGACGGCCTTCGCCGGCATCACGGCGCCGCTTTTGGCGGAGGGGTTGGAACGGTGCGTGCGCCTGGGGGCCAGACGCGTTTACGTGTTGCCCTACTTTCTGTTCACCGGCGTGCTGATCAAGCGCATGGCCGACGAGGTGGCCGCCTTCGCCGCGCGCCATCCCGAGCGGCGCGTGCACCTGGCGCGTTATTTCGGGTTGCACCCGCTCCTTGCGGACATCCTCATCGAGCGGGCGCAGGAGGCGCTCGCGGGCGAGGTGCGCATGAGCTGCGACCTCTGCACGTACCGGCTTCTCGCTGCGGCGCACGCGTCCCACGATCCTCATCATCACCATCACCATCATCACCACCACGACCCTGCGCACGGCCACCGGCATGCCCACGCCCACGGCGCCGACGACGGATCCGGCCCGGCGGGCGCATGGGACGCGTCTGCCCCCGCACGGGATGGCGCGGCCGTTGCCGCCGACCCGGAGCACCGGCAGAAGGGGGTGGGAAGATGATCGTCGTGCTGGCCGGAACGAGCGACGCGCGGCAGCTTGCGCTCCGCCTGCTGCGCGCTGGCTATCCCGTGCTGGCTTCGACAGCCACGGAGAACGGGGCGCGGGAACTGGAAAAAGAAGGCGTGCCGGTGCGGTGGGGACGGCTTGACGACGAAGGGATGACCGCGCTGCTTAGGGAAAGCGGGGCGCGCCTCGTCGTCGACGCCAGCCACCCGTTTGCCGAGGAGGCGCACAAGACGGCGATGCGGGCGGCCGCTGCGGCGGGCATTCCGTATCTGCGCTACGAACGGCCGTCGCAGGAGGACGACATCGCCGCCGATCCCCTCGTCACCGTCGTCGACTCCTACGAAGCGGCGGCGGAGGAGGCGCGCCGGCGCAAGGGGACGGTCTTCCTCACCACCGGGAGCAAGACGCTCGAGCTGTTTGCCCAAAAGCTCCTGCCCGACCCGGACATTCGCCTCGTCGTCCGCGTGCTGCCCACCGTGGAGAACTTGGAAAAATGTGCCCGCCTGGGCATCGCGCAGCGCAACATCATTGCCATGCAGGGGCCGTTTTCCGAAACCCTCAACCGTGCGCTGTACGAACACGTCAAGCCCGACGTGATCGTGACCAAGGAGAGCGGCAAGGAAGGATCGGTTGCGGAAAAACTCCAGGCCGCGCGGGTGCTGGGCATTCCCGTCATCCTGATCCGCCGCCCGCGCCTGGCGTATGACCGCGTGTGCACCACCTTCGACGCGGTGCTGGACGCGGTGCGCCATCTCTACGCCAAAGGAGGGATCGCCCGTGGCGTACAAGCCGCCGACACAGCCGCAGGAAATTGAAGACAAGAGCTTTGCCATCATCGCCGAAGAACTGGGCCCCCATCCGTTCACGCCGGAGCAGTTTCCCGTCGTGCAGCGCGTCATCCACGCCACCGCCGACTTTGAGCTGGGGCGAAGCCTCGTCTTCCACCCGCGGGCCATCGAAGCGGGGATCAAGGCCATCTTGTCCGGCAAGCCGGTCATCGCCGACGTGCAGATGGTCCAGGCCGGCATCAGCAAGGCGCGGCTGGCCCGCTTCGGCTCCGACGTTCGCGTCTACATCGCCGATCCCGATGTGGTCGAGGAGGCCAGGCGGCTGGGCACGACGCGGGCCATCGTGGCCATGCGCAAGGCGGCGCGGGAGACGGACGGGGCCATCTTCGCCATCGGGAATGCCCCGACGGCGCTCCTCGAGCTGATCCGCCTGATCGAGGAGGTAGGGGTGCGTCCGTCCCTCGTCATCGGCGTGCCGGTGGGCTTCGTCTCGGCAGCGGAGTCGAAGGAGGCGCTGCGGAACCTGAAGGCCGACGTGCCGTACATCACCAACATCGGCCGCAAGGGGGGCAGCCCGGTGGCGGTGGCCATCGTCAACGCCCTGTCGCTCATGGCCGAGGCGGCGGAGCGGGTGTGACGGCCTCTTTGCGTCACGGCTACACGACGGGCGCCTGCGCCGCCGCAGCGACGAAGGCGGCCACGCTGGCGCTGGTGACGCAGCGGCCGGTGGCGGAGGTGACGATTCCCCTCCCCGCCGGCATCTCGGCCACCTTTCCGGTGGAAGATCTGTCCTTTTCGGCGGAAATGGCAACGTGCTGCGTGGTCAAGGATGCGGGCGATGATCCCGACGTCACCCACGGAGCCCGCATTTACGCGACGGTGATGTGGCGCAACGAACCGGGCATCGAGATCGACGGCGGGCCGGGTGTGGGGCGGGTGACGCGTCCGGGCTTGCCCGTTCCGGTGGGCGAGGCGGCCATCAACCCCGTGCCGCGGCGGATGATCCGCGAGGCGGCCGAGGGGGTGCTTGCCGCCCACAACGAAAGGCGCGGGGTGCGCGTCGTCATCTCCGTCCCCGGAGGGGAGGAAATGGCCAAGAAGACGCTCAACGCCCGCCTTGGCATCATCGGCGGCATCTCCATCCTCGGCACGCGGGGCATCGTCGTGCCCTTTTCCACCGCCGCCTACCGCGCCAGCGTGGCCCAGGCCATCCGCGTGGCCAAGGCCAACGGCTGCGACCATCTCGTCCTCACCACCGGCGGACGCAGCGAAGCGTACGCCCGGGCGCGCTTCCCCAACCTGCCCGAGATGGCCTTCATTCAGATGGGCGATTTCGTGGGCTTTGCGCTCCAGCACTGCCGCAAGCAGTCCGTCGCCCGCGTCTCCCTCGTGGGGATGATGGGGAAGTTTTCCAAAGTGGCCTGCGGCGTGATGATGGTGCACGCCAAGAGCGCGCCGGTCGATTTTGCCTTTCTGGCCCGCCTGGCGGAGGACGTCGGTGCGCCGCCGGACCTCGTCGAGGCGGTGCGCGCGGCGAACACGGCGAACCAGGTGGCCGATCTTCTGCGGGCATCCGGCTACACCGCCTTTTTCACGCGCCTGGCGGAGGCGATCTGCCGCGCGTGCCTTGCGCACGTCGGCGGCGGGATGACCGTGGAAACCGTGCTTGTGACCCTGAACGGAGAGGAATTGGGGAGGGCTGTTCTTGATGGAAAGGATTGAGGAACGGATGCCGGTTGACGCTGCAGCCGCGGACCGCACGGCAGACGCATCGGGCCGTCCCGGACATGAGGCCAGCTGCGCAAAGCGCGAAGGCATGCGCCGTCGGGAGCCGATTCGCGTGCTGGGCATCGGTGCCGAGGGACCGGCTGGCTGGGGCGAGGCGTACCGCCGGTGGGTGGAGGAGGCGGATGTGCTGGTCGGCGGCGAGCGGCAGCTTTCGTTCTTTCCCGATTTTCGCGGGGAAAAGTGGGTGCTCAAAAGCGCGATTGGCGAGGTTGTCGACCGGATGGTGGCGCAGCCGCCCGAGCGGAAGATCGTCGTCCTCGCCTCGGGGGATCCCCTCTTCTACGGGATCGGCGGGCTCCTTGTCAAAAAGCTGGGGCGCGACAGCGTGGAGATCCACCCCCACCTCAGCTCGGTCCAGCTCGCCTTTGCCCGCATGGGGGAGAGCTGGCACGACGCCGCCTTCCTCAGCGTGCACGGACGCCCCCTCGACGGCCTGGCAGAGCAGGTGCGGCGCCTGCGCAAGGTGGCCATCCTCACCGACGACGTCAACACCCCGGCGGCCGTGGCCCGCCATCTGCTCGATGCGGGTGTTGACGGCTTCCGCGCCTTTGTCGGGGAGAACCTCGGCGCACCGGATGAGCGGTGCACGTGGTGGGACGATCTGCGCGAGCTGGCCAAGGCCGCGTTCGCGCCGCTCAACGTCGTGGTGCTCCTTCGGAAGTGTCCCGACGCGGTTTCCGACATCCCCCTCGGCATCCCCGACGAGGCCTTCGCCCAGCGCAAGCCGGACAAGGGGCTCATCACCAAGAAAGAGGTGCGCGTGATCAGCCTGGCCGAACTGCGCATCCGCAAAGACAGCGTGGTGTGGGACATCGGCGCCGGCACCGGCTCGGTGGCCATCGAGGCGGCTCGCCTTGCGCCGGAGGGGCAGGTGTTCGCCATCGAGAAGAATGCCGAGGACGTGGCCAACCTGCGCGAAAACGTGCGTCGCTTTGGGCGCCGGGTAACCGTTGTCCACGGCACGGCGCCGGAAGGCCTTGAGGCGTGGCCCGATCCCGACGCTGTCTTCATCGGCGGGACGGGCAAGCAGATGGCGGCGATTCTCGACGTCGTCTGCGCGCGGCTCAAACCCGGCGGTCGCATTGTCCTGAACGCGGCCACGCTGGAGAACCTGCACGAAGCCTATGCGGGGCTTGTGGCGCGCGGCTTTGCTGTCGAGGTGCGCCTTGTGCAGGTGGCGCGCTCAAAGCCGATCCTCGACATGCTGCGCCTGGAAGGGCTCAATCCCGTGTTCGTGCTGACGGCGTACCGGAAGGAGGAGACGACATGACGCGCATCGGGACGCTCTACGGCATCGGCGTCGGGCCCGGCGACCCGGAGCTGATCACGGTGAAGGGGCTGCGCATCCTGCGCGAGGTGCCCGTCGTGGCCTACCCCAAAACGCGCATGGGCGGAGGCAGCTACGCCTATCGCATTGTTGAGGGGTATCTCGACCCCGCGCATCAAGAGCTTCTCGGCCTCGTCTTTCCCATGACCCGCGATCGCGCCGTGCTGGAGCGGCAGTGGGAAGAGGTGGTGGCCCAGGTGTGGGCCGTGCTGGAGGCGGGGAAGGACGTGGCCTTTGTCACCGAGGGCGACGCGTACTTTTACAGCACCTTCATCCATCTCAGCCGGCTGATGAAAGAGCGCCATCCGGAGGTGGAGGTTAAGGTGATCCCCGGCGTCTCCTCGATCCATGGCGCATCGGCGCAACTTGACCTTCCCCTGGCCGATGGAGACGAGCGCATCGCCGTCGTTCCGGCCACCGAGGACCTGGCGGCGATGGGGCGCGTGCTCGACGCCTTCGATTGCGTTGTCTTTCTCAAGGTGGCCAAGGTGCTCGACGGGATCATCGGCCTCCTCCGCGAGCGGAACCTCCTCGACAAGGCGGCGGTGGTCACCAAGGCCACGGCGCCGGGGGAGGAGTGCATCGTGACCGACGTGGCATCCCTCGAGGGCCAGGAGCTGGAGTACCTGACGCTGATGGTGGTGCGCAAATGACGGCGGCGAACGCATCGAGCGGCATGGGCAAAGTCTGGTTTATCGGTGCCGGGCCGGGCGATCCCGACCTGATCACGGTAAAGGGGCTGCGCATCCTCCAGGAGGCCGACGTGGTTGTCTACACCGATTCCCTCGTCAGCGACGCCCTGATTGCTCGTGCCCGCCCCGACGCCGAGGTGCTGGGAAGCGCGGGGATGACGTTGGAGGAGATTGTCGCCGTGCTCGTTGCCCGCGCCCGCGCCGGGAAGACGGTGGCCCGTGTGCACACCGGCGACCCGTCGGTGTTCGGCGCGGTGCTGGAGCAGATGGCCATGCTGGAGCGGGAAGGGATTCCCTACGAGATCGTCCCCGGCGTTTCGGCCGTCTTCGCCGCCGCGGCGGCCGCGCGCGTCGAGCTGACCGTGCCCGAGCTGTGCCAGACGGTGATTCTCACCCGCGTCGAGGGACGAACGCCGATGCCGGAGGGCGAGCGGCTGCGCGACCTGGCCCGCCACGGCTGCACGCTGGCCCTTTTCTTGAGTGCCACGCTGACGAAAAAGGTGATGGCCGAGCTGCGCGCCGCCGGGTGGGGCGACGACACGCCGGTCGTCGTCGTGTACAAGGCCACCTGGCCGGACGAGCGCATCCTCCGCACGACCCTCGGCGAATTGGATGAGGCGGTGCGCCGCGCCGGCATCCGCAGCCACGCCATGATCCTGGCTGGACGGGCCCTCGATCCGGAGTTGGCTCGCTCGAGCGCCTACCGCTCACGCCTGTACGATCCGGCGTTCACGCACGGGTACCGGACCGGGAGGGGAGAGGGAGCATGAACCCAAACCTGCCGCATCGCCGCCTGGCCCTGGTGGCCATCACCACCCACGGGACGGAGATCGTTCGCCGGCTCGCCGCGTCGTACCAAGGCGATCCGGACGCTCCGGCGGTCGACGTCTTCTACATGAAAAAGCACGCCCGCGGTGACGAGGCGGAGAGGGGCTTCCGCCTGTTCGAGGGTTCGGTGCGCCGCATCCTGCCGGAGCTCTTTGCCCGCTACGACGGGCTGGTGCTCGTCATCTCCCTCGGCGCCGTGGTGCGCATGATCGCACCGCTTCTCGTGGACAAGAAGACCGACCCGGCCGTCGTCGTCATCGACGACCGCGCCGAGCATGTCATCAGCGTGTTGTCGGGCCACGTCGGCGGGGCCAACCTTCTCACGCGGGACATCGCCCGCCGCCTGGGCGCTCGGCCGGTCATCACCACCGCCTCCGACGTGCAGGGGACGATCGCCGTCGACCTCTTCGGCCGCCGCTTTGGCTGGCGCCTGGTGAACTGGGACAAGGTGACCCCGGTCAGCGCCGCCGTGGTCAACGGCGAGCGCGTGGCCGTGGTGCAGGAGTCGGGCGAGCCGGATTGGTGGGAACACCCTCATCCCCTGCCGCCAAACATCACCGTGTACCGCTCGGTGCGCGAGGCCCTGGCGGCCAAGGCGAACGCCTACCTCGTCGTGACGCACCGGCTGCTCGATCCCGACGAGGAGGCCATCCTGGAAAACGGCGTTCTTTACCGCCCCCGTTCCATCGTTCTCGGCCTTGGCTGCAACCGCGGCACGAGCGCCGAGGAGATCGAGCAGGTCATACGCGACACGCTGGATGCGCTGCGCTTTGCCGTGGAAAGCGTGCGCAACGTGGCCACGATCGACCGGAAGAAGGACGAGCCGGGTCTCGTCGCCGTGTGCGCCAAATACGGCTGGCCCCTTGTCGCCTATACCCCGGAGGAGCTCAACGCCGTGCCCATCGCCCACCCGTCGGAGACGGTGTACCGCTACACCGGCGCCTGGGGCGTGAGCGAGCCGGCGGCGATGCGTTCGGCCAACGCCACCTCGCTCGTGCTGGAGAAAAAGAAACACGGCAATTGCACGATTTCCGTGGCCCTCGTCGACTACGGCCCGCCGCGATGGGACGGCACCGCGGACACCGGTGCGGCGGAGACCGCCCGAATCGCGCAAGCGGCCGCCGGAAAGGAGGAAGGGCCATGAGCGCAAGCGAGCGGGGCTGTGGTTTGCCCGCGGCGGACGGTGAGGCGGCCGGCGTTCACCGTTCCCGTCTCGTCATTGCCGGGGCGGGCAGCGGGGTGGGCAAGACGACGCTGACGATCGGCCTGATGGCGGCGTTGAAGGCGCGCGGCCTTGCCGTGCAGGGTTTCAAGTGCGGGCCCGACTACATCGATCCGACGTACCACACGGCGATCACCGGCCGGCCGTCGCGCAACCTCGACGCGTGGATGATGGGGCCTGCGGCGGTGCGGGAGATCTTCCTCCGCGCCAGCGCCGGGGCGGACCTGTCGCTGATCGAAGGGGTGATGGGGCTTTTTGACGGCAAGCGGGCCACCGACGACGAGGGCAGCACGGCGCACATCGCCCGCCTGCTCCGCGCGCCGGTGCTCCTCGTCGTGAACGCCGCCAGCATGGCTCGCACGGCGGCGGCCATCGTGAAGGGTTGCCAGGCGATGGCCGAGGGGTTTGCCATCGCCGGCGTCATCGCCAACCAGGTGGGCAGCGCTGGCCACGCGCGGCTCATCCGCGAGGCGGTGGAGCAGGTTTGCGGCGTGCCCGTGGTGGGCTCCCTCGTGCGTGACGACGGCCTGGTCATCCCCGAGCGGCACCTCGGCCTCGTGCCGGCGGTGGAGCGGGGGGAACTCGCGCCTTTGTTTGCCAAGCTGGCCGCGCGCGTCGCCGAAACGGTCGACCTCGACGCCGTTGTCGCTTTGGCCCGGTCGGCCCCGCCCCTTGCGCCCGAGCCTCCGCGCCTTTTTTCGCCCGAGAAGCGCCACAGCGGGCCGCCCCGTGCGCGCATCGCCGTGGCGCGCGACGAGGCGTTCAACTTTTACTATCCCGAGAACCTCGAACTGCTCGAGCATGCCGGTGCCGCGCTCGTTTTCTTCCGTCCGACGCACGGCGACCGGCTCCCGGAGGAGGTTGACGGCCTGTACCTCGGCGGCGGCTTTCCCGAGGTGTACGCCGCCGAACTGGCGCGCAACCACGCCCTGAAGGCCGACATCCGCCAGGCGGCGGCCGCCGGAATGCCCATCTTTGCCGAGTGCGGCGGCTACATGTACCTGTGCCGCGCGCTCACCACCTCCGACGGGCGGACGCACGAGATGGTCGGCCTCATCCCCGCCCGCGTGCGCATGGGGCAGCGCCTGGCCGAACTGGGGTACCGGGAAGTGCGGGCCGAACGCGACACGCCCCTTTTGGCCGCCGGCGAGACGGCCCGCGGCCACGCGTTTCACTACTCGGTCCTCGAGCCGGAGCCGGACGCCGCCGACGCCTGGCCGTACGCCTATTGCGTCCATTCGCGCTTTGGCGAACGGCGTGAAGGCTACGCCGCCGGATCGGTGCTTGCCGGCTACA
Coding sequences within it:
- the cobK gene encoding precorrin-6A reductase, with the protein product MIVVLAGTSDARQLALRLLRAGYPVLASTATENGARELEKEGVPVRWGRLDDEGMTALLRESGARLVVDASHPFAEEAHKTAMRAAAAAGIPYLRYERPSQEDDIAADPLVTVVDSYEAAAEEARRRKGTVFLTTGSKTLELFAQKLLPDPDIRLVVRVLPTVENLEKCARLGIAQRNIIAMQGPFSETLNRALYEHVKPDVIVTKESGKEGSVAEKLQAARVLGIPVILIRRPRLAYDRVCTTFDAVLDAVRHLYAKGGIARGVQAADTAAGN
- a CDS encoding sirohydrochlorin chelatase codes for the protein MTDLLADSAPRGATLAAAERGGPPSAQNGCTAVLFVGHGSRDPEGNAELLRFTAALTPRLPVPVVETCFLELTEPTIAEGIARCVGRGAAHVVVVPISLFAAGHAKLHIPAALDEARERYPTVRFTYARPVGVHDKVLAILLDRLREAGFSPGAADLAETAVLVVGRGSSDPDANSDLFKISRLLWERTRVGWVETAFAGITAPLLAEGLERCVRLGARRVYVLPYFLFTGVLIKRMADEVAAFAARHPERRVHLARYFGLHPLLADILIERAQEALAGEVRMSCDLCTYRLLAAAHASHDPHHHHHHHHHHDPAHGHRHAHAHGADDGSGPAGAWDASAPARDGAAVAADPEHRQKGVGR
- the cobJ gene encoding precorrin-3B C(17)-methyltransferase, with amino-acid sequence MFIHETKRGKLLVVGFGPGSRAHMTERARRAIEESDVIIGYNTYVDLVRDLLTDQEIVRTGMTEEVSRARAAVREAKAGKTVAVISSGDAGVYGMAGLIFEVLVEEGWRPGDNPDVEVIPGVSAAQSCASLLGAPLMHDFVCISLSDHLTPWPLIAKRVEMAAQGDFVIVLYNPKSGRRTRQIVETQRILLRYRRPDTPVGLVKSAYRARQRVTLTTLGKMLDEEIGMLTTVIIGNSTTFVHEGLMITPRGYQRKYTLSRDEQPLAPHERLRPEAEPWSLAAMTGRGNDADAAGAWQGEAYAAADAEPVPNAFATAEAGAALLAAGPSTSAAEDERPPSFPVLEVAVSPGVANKTFTPQQLRTLAETVGERGEMVYTPDHCIVLRLPDVADADGVRRRLEAAGLCVLPVGNVVRVKACDFCEGEKPEAIPYAEELARRLDGLPVEKELKIGFNGCGMSCYGAVREDIGIVYRRGAFDLFLGGKTVGRSAHPGQKVAEGIPPEELVDLVQRVVEEYRTHAQPGERFHKFFKRRGAAGFRWNAGAAAPTPEEAVCGE
- the cbiE gene encoding precorrin-6y C5,15-methyltransferase (decarboxylating) subunit CbiE, which codes for MRRREPIRVLGIGAEGPAGWGEAYRRWVEEADVLVGGERQLSFFPDFRGEKWVLKSAIGEVVDRMVAQPPERKIVVLASGDPLFYGIGGLLVKKLGRDSVEIHPHLSSVQLAFARMGESWHDAAFLSVHGRPLDGLAEQVRRLRKVAILTDDVNTPAAVARHLLDAGVDGFRAFVGENLGAPDERCTWWDDLRELAKAAFAPLNVVVLLRKCPDAVSDIPLGIPDEAFAQRKPDKGLITKKEVRVISLAELRIRKDSVVWDIGAGTGSVAIEAARLAPEGQVFAIEKNAEDVANLRENVRRFGRRVTVVHGTAPEGLEAWPDPDAVFIGGTGKQMAAILDVVCARLKPGGRIVLNAATLENLHEAYAGLVARGFAVEVRLVQVARSKPILDMLRLEGLNPVFVLTAYRKEETT
- a CDS encoding precorrin-8X methylmutase, which encodes MAYKPPTQPQEIEDKSFAIIAEELGPHPFTPEQFPVVQRVIHATADFELGRSLVFHPRAIEAGIKAILSGKPVIADVQMVQAGISKARLARFGSDVRVYIADPDVVEEARRLGTTRAIVAMRKAARETDGAIFAIGNAPTALLELIRLIEEVGVRPSLVIGVPVGFVSAAESKEALRNLKADVPYITNIGRKGGSPVAVAIVNALSLMAEAAERV
- a CDS encoding cobalt-precorrin-5B (C(1))-methyltransferase, whose translation is MTASLRHGYTTGACAAAATKAATLALVTQRPVAEVTIPLPAGISATFPVEDLSFSAEMATCCVVKDAGDDPDVTHGARIYATVMWRNEPGIEIDGGPGVGRVTRPGLPVPVGEAAINPVPRRMIREAAEGVLAAHNERRGVRVVISVPGGEEMAKKTLNARLGIIGGISILGTRGIVVPFSTAAYRASVAQAIRVAKANGCDHLVLTTGGRSEAYARARFPNLPEMAFIQMGDFVGFALQHCRKQSVARVSLVGMMGKFSKVACGVMMVHAKSAPVDFAFLARLAEDVGAPPDLVEAVRAANTANQVADLLRASGYTAFFTRLAEAICRACLAHVGGGMTVETVLVTLNGEELGRAVLDGKD
- a CDS encoding cobalt-precorrin 5A hydrolase, which gives rise to MNPNLPHRRLALVAITTHGTEIVRRLAASYQGDPDAPAVDVFYMKKHARGDEAERGFRLFEGSVRRILPELFARYDGLVLVISLGAVVRMIAPLLVDKKTDPAVVVIDDRAEHVISVLSGHVGGANLLTRDIARRLGARPVITTASDVQGTIAVDLFGRRFGWRLVNWDKVTPVSAAVVNGERVAVVQESGEPDWWEHPHPLPPNITVYRSVREALAAKANAYLVVTHRLLDPDEEAILENGVLYRPRSIVLGLGCNRGTSAEEIEQVIRDTLDALRFAVESVRNVATIDRKKDEPGLVAVCAKYGWPLVAYTPEELNAVPIAHPSETVYRYTGAWGVSEPAAMRSANATSLVLEKKKHGNCTISVALVDYGPPRWDGTADTGAAETARIAQAAAGKEEGP
- the cobI gene encoding precorrin-2 C(20)-methyltransferase; translated protein: MTRIGTLYGIGVGPGDPELITVKGLRILREVPVVAYPKTRMGGGSYAYRIVEGYLDPAHQELLGLVFPMTRDRAVLERQWEEVVAQVWAVLEAGKDVAFVTEGDAYFYSTFIHLSRLMKERHPEVEVKVIPGVSSIHGASAQLDLPLADGDERIAVVPATEDLAAMGRVLDAFDCVVFLKVAKVLDGIIGLLRERNLLDKAAVVTKATAPGEECIVTDVASLEGQELEYLTLMVVRK
- the cobM gene encoding precorrin-4 C(11)-methyltransferase; its protein translation is MTAANASSGMGKVWFIGAGPGDPDLITVKGLRILQEADVVVYTDSLVSDALIARARPDAEVLGSAGMTLEEIVAVLVARARAGKTVARVHTGDPSVFGAVLEQMAMLEREGIPYEIVPGVSAVFAAAAAARVELTVPELCQTVILTRVEGRTPMPEGERLRDLARHGCTLALFLSATLTKKVMAELRAAGWGDDTPVVVVYKATWPDERILRTTLGELDEAVRRAGIRSHAMILAGRALDPELARSSAYRSRLYDPAFTHGYRTGRGEGA
- a CDS encoding cobyrinate a,c-diamide synthase, coding for MSASERGCGLPAADGEAAGVHRSRLVIAGAGSGVGKTTLTIGLMAALKARGLAVQGFKCGPDYIDPTYHTAITGRPSRNLDAWMMGPAAVREIFLRASAGADLSLIEGVMGLFDGKRATDDEGSTAHIARLLRAPVLLVVNAASMARTAAAIVKGCQAMAEGFAIAGVIANQVGSAGHARLIREAVEQVCGVPVVGSLVRDDGLVIPERHLGLVPAVERGELAPLFAKLAARVAETVDLDAVVALARSAPPLAPEPPRLFSPEKRHSGPPRARIAVARDEAFNFYYPENLELLEHAGAALVFFRPTHGDRLPEEVDGLYLGGGFPEVYAAELARNHALKADIRQAAAAGMPIFAECGGYMYLCRALTTSDGRTHEMVGLIPARVRMGQRLAELGYREVRAERDTPLLAAGETARGHAFHYSVLEPEPDAADAWPYAYCVHSRFGERREGYAAGSVLAGYTHLHFASNPRMAERWVAACAAFRRARLR